The sequence TACCGTCAAAGGCGCCGGCACGGTGGTGACTGGGACTTTGGCGGCGAGTGAGGTGACGGTCGGGGACAGTCTGGTTGTCGTCGGCGGGCCGACGGTCACTGTCCGTGGGTTGCAAAGTGAGAAACGTCAGGTGGAGACCATCGAGCCGGTGTCGCGGGCGGCGGTCAACCTCCGTGGGGTGACGGCGAGCGACGTGCGTCGCGGCGACGTTTTGGTTCGCCCGGACCAATGGCCGGTGGTGGAGCAGTTTGATGCCCGAAGAGTCACCGGGCGGGCGCTTTCCGATGTCCCTACCGAACTCGCCGCACACATCGGCACCGCCGCGTTGACTGCGCACGTGCGGCGACTGGATGATGATCACGCGCGAATCACGCTCTCACGCGGCCTGCCGCTTGAGCCCGGCGACCGGTTTGTCCTGCGCGCGCCTGGCTCCCACCAGGTGTTAGCCGGGGTGAGCGTGTTGGACGTTGCGCCGCCGGACTTCACGCGCCGCGGCGCTGCCCGCAGGCGAGCGGAGGATTTGGCACAGATTCCTCTTATAGGTGATCCCGCCCCGCTGGTGCGGCGGGATGGCGCCGTCAAGGTGTCACGGCTGCAGTTTTTGGGGTACGCGACCGACGCGCCGCCGAAGGGCATCATCGCTTTCAAAGACTGGTGGATTCACGCCCCGCAGGTCCGGGTGTGGAAGGAGGCGCTCCTGCGCGCCCTGGAGGAGCATGCCGCTGCCGAGCCGTTGAGTGAAGGCCTCGCTCGCCCGGCCGCGCGAGACGCGATCGGAGTCAGCAGCGACTCTCTGCTGAACCTCGCCATCGCCGCGGCGAAGGTTGAATCGTCAGGCGGCGTTGTTCGTCTGCCGGGGACAGCCGTGAATTTGGGGGCTGCCGAAAAAGCGGTCGCGGAGCTAGAGCAGCGCCTGCACAGCGACCCGTTCGCCGCGCCGGAGGCCCACGAGTTATCAGACCTAGGTCTGGGGGCGAAAGAACTTGCCGCAGCCGAGCGCGCAGGACGCGTGCTCCGGCTGGCCGGGGGAGTGGTGCTGCTCCCGAACGCCCCGCGACTCGCGGCGGCAAAGCTCAAGACTCTGGGCCCAAGCTTCACCCTGTCCGAAGCGCGCCGGGCTTTGGGCACGACAAGAAGGATCGCGGTACCCCTTTTGGAGCACCTCGATCAAACAGGAGTTACTCGTCGCGACGGGAATCTACGCTCTCTGACTTAGCCCACGTTCTTCCTGATTTTTGGGTGTGGATCCCGTCGTTGTATTGCGGTGGTCCGCCGTCAGGTGGGTGCCAGCATGGGTGGCCGTCGGGGTCTTTTCCTATTCGGCCGTTTCTGGGTGGGCTGTTGGGGTTGTCGTCGTTTCTGGCGTTGTGCGGCCCGCAGAGAGCGACGAGGTTGTTGAGGTTGGTTTTTCCGCCGTGGTGCCAGGCGTGTATGTGGTGGGCTTTGGCGTAGATGGCTTTTCTGCGGCAGCCGGGCCAGGCGCATTCGCCTTGGTCGATGGCCAGCATCGCGCGCTGTTTGGTGTTGGCGAAGCGTTCGAGGCGGTGGAGGTTGACTGGTTGGGCGTTGTGGTCGTAGATCATTGCCCACCCGTATCGGCCGAGCTGGCTATTTAGGTAGGACTGGGTGTCGATGATCGTGCCGTCGGTGGCGACGAGTTCGCCGTTGCCGTTGCCGACTAGGTCTTCGGCTTTGACCAGAAACGTCGGCTCCGGGGTCTTATCTTGGGCGCGGCTTGTGTGTGCGGTGCCTTTCAGTAGTGTCCAGATGGCGTTGCCCATGGCGATGTCTTCTGGCACGGTGCCGCGTTTGGCGGTCATGCGGCGGATCTTCTTTTCTAGCTGGGCCATTTCGGCGGCGGGTAGTTTCAGTAGGGCGGTTCGTCTGCCGGTGGCGTCGATGTCGCGGCCGATAACTAGGCTGCGTGTGGGGGTGGTGCCGGTTTTGCGGTTGAGTTCGCGTACGCGGTTGCGGGCGTATTCGCGCAGCTGGTCGATGGTCAGTTCGTGGCGTTGGGCGAGTTCTAGCCATAGTTGCCAGCGGGTGATGTTGGCGTCGCGGTGGAGTTGGCGGGCGGCTTTGTGGATCACCTGCAAACGGGTAATGGGAAACTCGGCGGCGTGCTCTAAGACTTGGGCGCGTATTTTCGGTTCGGAGCACGGTCCGAACAGGCTGCGGCCTATGGCTGTGTAGGACCGGGTGGTGGCAGCATCAAGACCCGCGGTGGCGTCAAGGCCGTGGCGAAAGGCCAGTTCGGCGACGGCGATTCCGAGCCGGGCCAGGCGGGACAGTAGGTCTGCTGCGTCATTCACGCCCTTGAGCTAAGACCGTCACAGTCAAGCTGGCAAGTCCACGAACCCCAGGCCTGTGGATAACCCCGCCACAGACGAAGAATTCCACAGAAACCGCCCTTTTCCCGCGCCACAACGCCTGACAAGTGGCGCGGAAGCGCACTATGCGCTAACGGCGGTGGTGCCCGCCTCGGCGCCGTCGCGCGTTGCGCCGGCGCCGCACTTCTTCCATCGCGGACCCCGGACCAGATTTCAGCGCCCGGAACTCGCCCGTCATCGACTCCTGCTTGGCCAGCTCACTGACGTCCACCGGCGCGGGCTCTTGTGCTTCGAACATGCCGGTGGGGAAGTCCACCGCCTGGAACGTCTGGGTGGGCGCGCCCGGCAGAATTTCCGGCTCGACGTAGGAGACGCTTCCCGGCCCCAGACCGTGGCGCGCACCCCGCGGTACCGACTTCAGCCCGATCTCTTCTGTGGGCGTGAAGTCCCACTCGGGGCTAAGCTCCGCCTTCTTCGGCCAGAGCGCCTCGTCACCTAAGGCAGGCAGCTCCTGCGCCGGCACCCTGTCACCGTCCAATACCGGCAGATCCACCGCCACCTGCCCGTCGGCGCAATACGCCCGCGCCGCCAGTGGCCCAGACGCCGAGCACAACCGCGCCAGCGCAGGCGAGGAAATGGTGCCGAGAACGCGGGCATCGGCAAGCGCCAGCACCGCCCCGTCCATCGGCTCGAGCGTAACCAGAATCTGGCGCGTGCCCAGCCCGCGCAGGTCCGCCTCCGTGACGTCGGCCGAGGCCTGCGTGTCGATGAGCTGGCCCAGACCCCCGGACAGAACCGGGACCGCGACGTCGTTGGCCGGCACCTGCCACGGCGCCAGCCCCAGGCCCACCGCGACCTCTACGACGCCGTCGACCAGCTCCACCGTCACGGTCACTGCCGGTGCCAGACCACGCCGCCGCACCTGTTCCAGCTGCGGGAATTCCGCGGCCTCGTGCGCGTCGAGCCAGCCGATGACTCCGACGGGAGTTACCACATGCCAGCCGCCAGACCGGTGGTCAGGGCGCAGGTGGGCGTCGAGGGCCACGGGGGCATCGTCAAGCTGGGGGATGCCCAGGGCGACCGCGGTGCACGGATGCTCCAACACCGCGGCGTGCCGCACGCCGAAGTAGCTGCTGGCCAAAGGGTAAGACTGCACTCGGTCGGACCTCCTTTTCTCGCCCTAGTCTAGGTCGCTGCCGCCGATCCCCCATATTGCGGGTCTGCGCGGGGAAATCGTTAGCCTCGTAAGGGTCTGTCCAGCTGTTTTTAAGGAGGAGATTCCTATTCCGGAGAAGCAGAAATTCCCCCGTCTGCTCTATCCCCACAACACCCACCCCGCCTTGGTGCCAGGCGTGTCCATCGAGGACCAGAAGGTGCGCTACGGCGTAGACAAGGTCATCCTCACCGCGGTGGGCGGCGCCGTGGTGGCCTTCATTGCCTGGGGTATTATCGCGCCGCAGCAGGTTTTCGATGTCTCGTCGGTCGCCCTTGACTGGGTCATGCGTAACCTGGGGTGGATTTTCACCCTGCTGGCAGCGGGCTTGATGTTTTTCCTTCTCATCCTGGCCTTTACCCGCTACGGCAAGATTCCGCTTGGCCTGGACGGGGAGAAGCCGGAATACTCGACCATCAGCTGGGCGGCGATGCTCTTTGGCGCGGGCATCGGTATCGGCATCATTTTCTTCGGGCCCTACGAGCCGCTGAGCCACTACCTGTCGCCGCGTCCGGGCGCGTACGAAGCGGGAACTTCGGAGGCGATGCTCAAGGCCATGGCCCAGTCTGCGATGCACTGGGGCATTAATGCCT is a genomic window of Corynebacterium massiliense DSM 45435 containing:
- a CDS encoding HNH endonuclease signature motif containing protein, which translates into the protein MNDAADLLSRLARLGIAVAELAFRHGLDATAGLDAATTRSYTAIGRSLFGPCSEPKIRAQVLEHAAEFPITRLQVIHKAARQLHRDANITRWQLWLELAQRHELTIDQLREYARNRVRELNRKTGTTPTRSLVIGRDIDATGRRTALLKLPAAEMAQLEKKIRRMTAKRGTVPEDIAMGNAIWTLLKGTAHTSRAQDKTPEPTFLVKAEDLVGNGNGELVATDGTIIDTQSYLNSQLGRYGWAMIYDHNAQPVNLHRLERFANTKQRAMLAIDQGECAWPGCRRKAIYAKAHHIHAWHHGGKTNLNNLVALCGPHNARNDDNPNSPPRNGRIGKDPDGHPCWHPPDGGPPQYNDGIHTQKSGRTWAKSESVDSRRDE
- the selB gene encoding selenocysteine-specific translation elongation factor: MYVVATAGHVDHGKSTLVRALTDMDPDRWKEEKQRGLTIDLGFVWTKLPSGADLAFVDVPGHERFLSNMLAGVGPASVVLFVVAADEGWQQQSADHRDALAAFGIEHGVVALTRCDKATPDQQAAAQTSVREELSGTALADAPIVPVSARTGAGLDDLRQALDRVLGQAAVAAQTSRLRLWLDRSFTVKGAGTVVTGTLAASEVTVGDSLVVVGGPTVTVRGLQSEKRQVETIEPVSRAAVNLRGVTASDVRRGDVLVRPDQWPVVEQFDARRVTGRALSDVPTELAAHIGTAALTAHVRRLDDDHARITLSRGLPLEPGDRFVLRAPGSHQVLAGVSVLDVAPPDFTRRGAARRRAEDLAQIPLIGDPAPLVRRDGAVKVSRLQFLGYATDAPPKGIIAFKDWWIHAPQVRVWKEALLRALEEHAAAEPLSEGLARPAARDAIGVSSDSLLNLAIAAAKVESSGGVVRLPGTAVNLGAAEKAVAELEQRLHSDPFAAPEAHELSDLGLGAKELAAAERAGRVLRLAGGVVLLPNAPRLAAAKLKTLGPSFTLSEARRALGTTRRIAVPLLEHLDQTGVTRRDGNLRSLT